From the genome of Gorilla gorilla gorilla isolate KB3781 chromosome 4, NHGRI_mGorGor1-v2.1_pri, whole genome shotgun sequence:
TTTCAAGAAGGAGTTAAGCATCATATATTCCAGTCCTGCGTTGATATAGAAATGCTTTGTAATCTGTGTGGCCACTTAGCTTCAGAGACAACTCATCTCCAAAATAGTCCTAATAATATGTGTTTAACTTGTTTCACAAAAgataatttgtatttataaagtATCTAGAGATAAATAGATTATGTTAATAATACTTTGAAATTTCATAATAACTCACCTAAGAAACTCAAGCCTTATAAACCATTAAACTGACaatattctctgtttttcttgttttatttctgggaaaaatgagcaaaagattaaaaatttgaCCAGGTCACAACAAAATCAGTAAAAAGTCTCTAAACAGGAACTGTATCTAGGTTATCATGCACTGTTCTAAACATAAGCTGATGGTCCAGTTATagctttgtatttattatttatttttaaatatttttgatttagAAAATCCATGCAGTCCACTAAATGTTCCATACGTTTTAGTGGCAATAATGTTGGATGTTTTCCAAAGGATTCACTATCCACAACATTGAAAAATATCATTCGGAAAAAAATTACTGTTTCAAAACTAAACCCATAATTAGTTAACCAATCAATTTGTATCATTATAGGTGATAGAGACCTGACCCTGTCTGACATGTCcactttattataataatttaaataattaacattttaaaatgtttgtgccTTTCAAACTGTCTTATCGTCATTCATGATTGGAACTGCTCAACATTCATTTTAGACTCTTTGatgctattattttcatttgccCAGTAGGGAAATGATCCAAGCCTGGATAACTTCCCAAGAGCATCAAGGCAAGAGAATAAAGAGTACTTCCCTGTGACAACTTATCTTCTCTCTAGGGTACTATAAGTACTGGTTTTCTAGGTAATGATGAAAACACCTCcctccttatatattttactcCTTGCTAATCAATATGATGCTCACTTCTCAAAATAATTCCTAATGtcttaaatacatacatttaaacTAAAAGACAGTAAACACTATTTAGGGGTAGGGAAGTGAACAATTTGGAGACTGTTAGTTGAATTGATGTCCTGCTCCTGGGCTGAGCCAAGAAATCTCAATCGAATTAATTCTCCACCATCATCACATATTCATGAATTATATTGAAATTAACAATAAGCAGGACTGCAAGATTTCTATTACTTCAGTTTTCAATTCAAGAAATggtagatttattttaaaatctcccactacCAAAAGATCAATAGATGCTGAGATTTTCTGGTTTCAATAAGAAGGAAAACACACACCCAGACAcccagggcagtggctcacacctgtaatgctggctacaggaggctgagctgggtgctgaggctgaggatcactggaggccagaagttcgagaccagcctgggaaacatagcgagaccacacctctttaaaaaaaggaaaaaagaaaaataaaagaaacgaaaggaagaaatgaagcacTCAATGAAGTAGGAATACTAGAAATACTCTATGAGCGTTAACAGGACAAAAGTAGGAGACATTTCTCATTGGAATTATTAATTCTTTGTTGTATGTGGCAGGGAGAGAATCTAGATTCTATTAATATTCCAGTGGTCAAAAAGATGCACATTTAGTCATATTTAATTTTGGCCTTTGAGGCTATGATTTAGTTTTACTTCACCTGGcaccatttttatatataaaaaatatcctTGGGGCACCTTTCCACCTACAGACTGGACGCTGTTAAAAATCACCCAATTGTGAAAAACAACAATTAGGATGCAAGTAAATTTTATTACAGACTGGCATAGTCAAGACTGAAATGACCCAGTGAATACTATAAAAGGCCAAGGGAGCTAACAAGTGTGGAAGGTGAACCCTGGCTTTGCTCCTCTTTCTGGGAAGGGGTTGCCCGGCTGTGCTGCCACCATGTCTTTTCGACTTTCTGGTGGATCCAGGAGGATCTGCTCGCGAACTGGGTCTGGTAGGCTGTCCGGTGGAGGAACAGGCTTCGTGGCTGGGAATGTGTGTGTTGGATCGGGAGCCGGAAGCAGCTTTTCTTGTACTCTTGGGGGCATCTCTTCTGGGGGAAGCTTCTGCAATAGCGGTGGAGGGTTGGGAAGTGGTGCCTGTGCTGTTTTTCTTGGCAATGAGCACAGCCTCCTCTCTGGGAATGAAAAGGTGACCATGCAGAATCTCAACGACCGCCTGGCATCCTACCTGGACCATGTGCATGCTCTAGAGGAGGCCAACGCAGACCTGGAGCAGAAGATCAAGGGCTGGTACGAGAAAAGTGAGCCTGGCTCTTCCCGGGGACACGATCATGACTATAGCAGATACTTCTCAGTCATAGAAGATCTTAAAAGGCAGGTAAGAAATAGGGATTTGCATACTTTTACTACAGACCTTGTGTGTGGAtaatttaaagaagagaaaatataaaatgtgcttAACAAATTTATGTGATGTAAGATTTGTTCACTCTGTATTTCCAGTGctaagcacagtacctggcaaTAAAATCTTGTagaattaaataatgaaaaagaaatcacttCAAAACAGATATAGTCACTTCgtttttcatatatttagctCATACCATTTGATCAAAAGTAATAAAAGTATCTATGTGGCTCTTAAGCGCTGGATGCTTATTATCTGAAGAAAATCCAGATTTCTTTAACATAGAAAAAAGATACTAAAACAGATGTTTGACAGATTAAGAAGATATAAAATCACACTGAAGTCTGGAGCCTCCTTTGACTTTTGGTAATTAACATTTTTCACAATCTTCCCTATTTAGATTATTTCTGCGACCATCTGCAATGCCAGCATTGTTCTACAAAATGACAATGCCAGACTGACCGCTGATGACTTCAGGCTGAAGTAGGTGAAAACAAActgattaattatattaataaaagttaaaatattacaattggattaaggaatatatattttgctttgaaaaccaaaatgtttttctaaagccAGACTAGAtcaataaagaaattgaatcaaataAGCCGTTATAAAAAGAGCTATCATGGTtggatgcagtagctcatgcctgtaatcccagcaccttgggaggctgacgcaggcagatcacttgaggtcaggagtttgagaccagcctggccaatgtggcaagaccccatctctactaaaagtacacacacaaaaaaatagtcaggcatggtggctcactcctgtattcccagctacttgggaggctgagacatgagaatcacttgaacccggaaggtggaggttgcagtgagctgagatggggccactgcacttcagcctgggtgacagagtgagactgtctcaaaaacaaacaacaacaaaaaagagctatcacatattttttaaaatctaaaatctagcaatattttatttaattgttaaGCACATTGGATGACAAAAATCAGCTCTGAAGAAGTAACATCCCCAAAATACAATTCATGAATTGTTAGGTATCTCAAACCATTTTAGCAGTTTGCCATTGCAAGAAGCTTCAGAAGTATGTACAGAACATCATATCTTTCAGCATATGAAATATCTTAAAAAGTTGTGCTTTGCACCTGCCTACGATGACAACTCTCAGGTGCCTTACTAATCTTTCAGGTATGAAAATGAGCTGGCTCTGCACCACAGTGTTGAGGCTGACACCAATGGTCTTCGCAGAGTGTTGGATGAATTGACCCTTTGTACAACCGACCTGGAGATACAGTGTGAGACCCTCAGTGAGGAATTGACCTACCTCAAAAAAAGTCACGAGGAGGTAAGGAAGCCTGCAGAGTGGCTTCATACAGTGTCTAATTTCCTTCTTCAAGTCCACTGTTCATTTCATAGCAAGGCATGAACATCAATCAAAATCCTCCACTGAGGATGAATACCGATCCCTTTTCTAGGAAATGGAAGTCTTGCAATGTACAGCTGGGGGGAACGTGAACGTGGAGATGAATGCAACCCCGGGAGTGGACCTAACTGTCCTGTTGAACAACATGAGGGCTGAGTATGAGGACATGGCTGAGCAGAACCGCAAAGATGCTGAAGCTTGGTTCAACGAGAGGGTAGGTCTATGGCAAATTACAAAGGGCTTGCTCAGGAGACAATCAGGCCAGTCACTAACCCTTTTTGACAATTACACTTCAGAGTGCAACGCTGCAACAACAGATTTCCAATCATGAGGGAGCAGCCACAGGAGCCAGAAATGAGCTGACCGAATTAAAACGCAATCTGGAAACCCTGGAAATAGAACTTCAGTCCCTCATGGCTGTGGTACGTAGGAATCGCCATTGAATTGAATATATGTGTGAATATGTATCAGTcaatacagatataaaaatacatataacaccAAGTACGTATAACCATTTACATAtgactaaaagtataaaatatattaaatatcaagaaTTCTGTCCCTAAACTCACCAATTCCAAAACTTGAAAAATGCCTTTTTACAAtagaggaatttttttaaatcttgcaaATGTTGATTTTCAATTGAAAATATTCAGACCTTATACAAATAATGATTTCTACcttgagaatatttaaaatatgaccatgccggccaagcacagtggctcacacctgtaatcccagcactttgggaggccaaggcaggtggataacttgaggtcaggaattcaagaccagccaggccaacatggtgaaaacccatctctactaaaaatataaaaattagctgggtgtggtggcatgcacatgtaatcccacatactcaggaggctgaggcaggagaatcacttgaacctaggaagagaggctgcagtgagccaagatcatgccactgcactcagcctgggtgacagagcaagacaccatctcaaaaaaataaataaaataatatgagatGACCATGCCATTTCTCTTTTACACATTCAAGcttcactttgtttttctttcagaaacaTTCCTATGAATGCTCCTTGGCTGAGACTGAAGGAAATTACTGCAATCAACTCCAGCAAATTCAGGATCAGATAGGGGTGATGGAGGAACAACTGCAACAAATTCGAACTGAAACTGAAGGCCAGAAGCTGGAGTATGAACAGCTTCttgatgtaaaaatatttttagaaaaagaaattgaaatttatTGCAACTTACTAGACGGAGAAGAAAGGTAAAGATtaacttgcaaaaaaaaaaaaacctcacattaACTAGGTTTTCCCACAGTATAGGTATGCCAATATTGCATCCTAGAATTTCCTACTCTGGAGATCATACATATTTATCCTCAGGAATGTATATTATTGCAGCCAAGTGAAATTAAAACATGCAGAAATTTGAAAACCAAATTTCTAAGTATGcaaaatatttgtatgtataatatataaaggacatttaaatatagaatatttaaCAATTCCAGTACTCCAATTCAAGGGGAAAATTGCTTTCTGTGATTTAGCGTGTAAGCACATTTCTTATAAATAACTCACTCTCTTTTCTTATCACCTCACTAGTTACCCCACATGTACCTTGTATTAAAGATGAGCAATGAACATATAGGAAGAATTAATTGGAGAGGCACCATAGTTTCTTAGTCAATAGCAACAGCCCTGGAATTGCAGCCCTGGCTGTGAATCAAATACTGGGTGAATTATGAGCACATTGTTTAACCTTTTCAAATGCAGTTTCCTCGTTGGTGAAATTGTGATAAAGCCAAAACCATACTTGTAACAAGTCTTAACTATAATGTCTCACTATGTAGGTAAAGAGCTCATGACAGTGGCATACACAGAAAAGGTATTTGGTAATCACTGCCTATTACTAAATGCTTGCCCATGGCCGCATAGTGAGGAGGTAACGTCTTGCACCCTCCAAGGCCCATCAGCCCCCTCTGCAGCCTATTCTCACAGGAACCCAACAGTGATTGCTCCCTCCTCAGAACAAAGCACTCATTACACCACTCACTTTTCACTTAATTTACAGCACTTTTCATGTTATAGGTAACTTTTTGCATGTGTATACTTTATTTCCAACTGTAAAAACTGTGTCTTGGTTCTATATTTTCTGCAGCACCTAGCCCAGCAACACCTTCTTCATGGTAGGCACTCCAAACACATTCACTGGCCAGTTGATTGAAAAGTCAGAGTGAGAAATATTGCTAGATGAAAGAGGTAATTTCTGGTCATGAGAAAATTTCTATTCATAAACATCCATTTAATCTCTTCTTTCACTATGTTGAAGTCATGAAAAGCTTATTAATGTCCtttaaatatataaggaatttgaATCTTATTGAAACTAGAATTCCAAAACTCTTATTTCCAATTTAGAGGTATTTATAAGCTcactaaggaaagaaaaaaaaatgcaataatttaCTCTTCTCTTCACAGAAAAAGCAAATCCACATGTTACAAATCAAAAGGATACAGGCCTGTGAATTCTGGAAATCAAGCCAAAGgtatagatagattttttttacgTGGTGTAACTCCTTAAACTCCATCAATTGTGTTAACtaagttacttattttttaactaaataaaatttgtttttaagtttacTTCTGGTGAATAAAGGGATGAGGGGTCATTATGCTAGttcttaatatttgtattttatattcctGTAGATCAACAGATGTGGTCAAATTATGAAATTACTGAAATGAGGAATTAATCCCACAACATATTTCTTACCTGGAATGTATTATCTTTCATAGTTTCAATACTTTGATAAAAGAGCTACTTtatcttaaacaacaaaaatagggCAAGTTGGTATTTAAAAGAAGACAACATTACTTGCAGCCAGCCTTTACTGCCTGATACTTAGATTGTTTTAATCCatgtttcatttatgttttcaaacGCCCATTGCTCTAAAAGCAGTGGCAAATATAAGAGAGATAGTCCAGGCTCTTGCTAAACACTGACTTCAAACACAGTATTATATATCAATTTACTGCAAACTTgcaaaaaacacttttaaaaagcaaacattttttaaaaggtgcagtggctcatgcttgtaatcccagcactttgggaggccaaggcaggtggatcacttgaggtcaggagttcgagaccagcctggtcaacatggtgaaactccatctctactaagaatacaaaaattagccaggcatggtggcaggcatctgtaatcccagctacctgggacactgaggcagaagaatctcttgaacccgggaggcagaggctgcagtgagccgagatcgtgccactgcactccagcctgggtgacagagcgagactccttctcaaaaaaacaaacaaacaaaaagtatacCTATTATGGCTACTTTTCAACCTGTTA
Proteins encoded in this window:
- the KRT26 gene encoding keratin, type I cytoskeletal 26, translated to MSFRLSGGSRRICSRTGSGRLSGGGTGFVAGNVCVGSGAGSSFSCTLGGISSGGSFCNSGGGLGSGACAVFLGNEHSLLSGNEKVTMQNLNDRLASYLDHVHALEEANADLEQKIKGWYEKSEPGSSRGHDHDYSRYFSVIEDLKRQIISATICNASIVLQNDNARLTADDFRLKYENELALHHSVEADTNGLRRVLDELTLCTTDLEIQCETLSEELTYLKKSHEEEMEVLQCTAGGNVNVEMNATPGVDLTVLLNNMRAEYEDMAEQNRKDAEAWFNERSATLQQQISNHEGAATGARNELTELKRNLETLEIELQSLMAVKHSYECSLAETEGNYCNQLQQIQDQIGVMEEQLQQIRTETEGQKLEYEQLLDVKIFLEKEIEIYCNLLDGEERKSKSTCYKSKGYRPVNSGNQAKDSTEETIFKTVVEELDQIGNLLSLRVHSVEEKSSKISNITVEQRVPSKAP